Within the Candidatus Obscuribacterales bacterium genome, the region GGCGATCGCCCTCAAAACAGGCTCTGCCGCAGGCGCAGTTTGAGATAAAATCCCCCCGGCTAGGCCCGTCAACACGTCACCGCTGCCCCCTCGGGCCAGGGCTGGAGTACTCTCAGGATTAATCCATACCTGTTGATCGCTGGCGATCGCCACCCTGGCTCCCTTGAGGAGGACGATGGCTCCGCTGTCCTGGGCCGCTTGCCGCACCACCGAGAGGCGATCGCTCATCTGATCCGTCAGGTGGGGAAAGAGGCGCTTAAACTCACCGGGATGGGGCGTGAGGATGGTGGGTTGCGATCGCGATTGCAGGCTAGAGACTAGCTTTAGATCAGCCAGACCATTCAGACCATCGGCGTCGAGCAACACAGGACAAGGAGCCGACAGAATTGTTTCAAGCACCGCTTGGGCACCTCGGCTTAAACCTGGTCCACAGGCAATGGCGTCGTAGCGGCGTAGGTCAAGATTAGAGGGGAGGTGAGCGATCGCCCCCGTATCATCTTCAGGACAGGGAATCACCAGGGCCTCCGGTACTTGGTTGACGATCAAGACCCGCAGGGAAGCCGGAACTGCGATGGATACCATACCCGCCCCGCTAGCCCTTGCTCCCAGAGCGGTTAACAGAGCTGCCCCTGGATAGGTTTGCGAGCCAGCTACTAGAAGCACATGCCCTTGTTCGTATTTGTGGGTGGTGACCACCGGAGCAGGCAGGGCTGCGATCGCGGTTGCCACAGTAACGCGTCGCAAAGAGGGGGCTAGTCCCACCACGGCCTGGATATCAGCCTGGGGCAGGTCAAAATCCAGCCACTCCACTTGACCTAGATAGGAAAGCGCCCCATCTTGCAGACAGGCAGCCTTCCAGAGTCCTAAACAAAGCGTGTGGGTGGCGCGCAGGGCCGTACCCAGGACAGCGCCGGTGTCGGTATGCAGGCCCGAGGGTAGGTCGATGCTGACCACGGGCTTTTTCCAGGTATTGATCTGGTCAACCAGGGTGGCGATCGCTCCTTCTAGGGGACGGGTGAGCCCAAAGCCAAATAGTCCATCGATGAGCACATGGCAAGCTTGGAGATCCTCGAAGCGATCGCTGCCTGGAATCCCCAGTGCCTCAGCATAGTGGCGATGGGCAGCGGTCAAGTCTTTACATCGGGAAAAGGGACAGTGTAGCAGTACCCCATAGCCGCGCAGCCACAACTCCCGCGCCACTACCAGGGCATCCCCGCCATTGTGCCCTGGGCCGACCAAGACGCCCACCCGTCGTCCTTCACCCAAGGGATAGAGCGCCTGAAGTCGCTGGGCAATGAGACCGGCTACTTTTTCCATCAGCGCCGCCACGGGCATCCCGGCATCAAACAGTCGGGTTTCAATGGCAGCCATCTGATTTGCGGTCACCACCACCGACTGCACCCAAGAGCGATCGCTCCTAGCTTCCTTGGAGGGATAAGTCATGGGTGTTTCCTCACGGCAACAAGGGGAATATGGGGATCGAAGCTTTGGGGCTAGATCGACAGCAGCTACCGCCGATAATACACCCGAGCATCCATACCAAAGTCTCGGAAATATCGACTCCAGCGAGAAGCTGCACTGCGGCCAACGTAGGGGCCAACGAGAACATGGGGCCCGAGGGGGGACGTGCGCTCATCCACCACATCGGCAATGCCAATGCCGCTACCTAAGCGAATCACCTGGTTGGCAATCGATTCCACCTCACCCGACTGCCCCGGAATAACCACATAGTAGGAACTGCCCACAGCAGCGGTAGTTTGCGCCTGAGCAAGCGTCTGCGGATCAGCGGGACGACCAAATTCGACTTCGCGGGGGGTGATCGTGACTGGCAGCATCTCGGGTTCACCCACGGGCGATCGCCCGGTCGCCACACTCACCGTTTGGATGGGTGGGCTGACCGCAACTGTGACTGGCGGGGCAGCATTGGCCGGACTCACCGCCGCACTGGGAACGGCAACTACTTCGGCACCAATGCCTTGGGCTACCAAGCTTTCTGCCTGCCGCTGGGCAACAAGGACGTTATCGAAGACCCCAGCTTGGATCATCTGCTGCCCTTGAAAGGTTTGTAGCTCTGCTTCGGAGTCAATCCGCCGCACTTGGTCGAGCAATAGCGGACTGTCGCCATTGATGAGCACCACGTAGCGATTATCTGGAATGCTAGCAGGGGCTGGAGCGGCTTGCCGAGGCGTGGTGGGCACCGAAACGGTGGGAGCGCTAGGGGCTGGAGCGGCAACCGGCGGCGGCGGCGGTAGGCCATCCACAACCTGCTGGGCGATATAGTAGGGATCGGATGCGTTGGTATACCGCTCTCCGTCCTCTAAGGGAAGAGCGATCGCACTGAATCCCCAGCTCGCCATACAGCCCAGCACCGTGACTCCCCAGCCTAAAGACCATCGCCTAGACCTTGGGACAGCGGTGATGCGAACGGGGACGTCGCTTTCCGGCATTGACCGATATAATCCATAACCCATCGCGCAATTGCTCCCTTGCACTGATGACATGACAAACACTCATCCTACGCTGCGGGCCAGGGCGCGATCGCTTAACCGAGCGTAGAATTTTGCAGCAAGTCTAGCATGGCATTTCCCAGATAGGACGCGCCTTCCCATGGGATTTTTAAGGGATTTTCTGGATGGGCGATCGAACCGCGTCCTGAATGCTAGCCTAGTAACAGGATGTAACAATCCTCACGAGGCTGGGCCCTCTCTCAGATTGCCCTCCTCACTTCCCCTCACTGCACCAGGATTTATGAAGAAGGTTGTCGTTGGGCTTTCAGGCGGCGTCGATAGTTCCGTGGCGGCCGCCACCCTCCACCATCAAGGCTATACCGTAGAAGGCTTAACGCTCTGGCTGATGAAAGGCAAAGGGCAATGTTGCTCGGAAGGGATGGTCGATGCCGCTCAGCTCTGTGAACAGTTGGGCATTCCTTACCATGTGGTAGACAGCCGCGAGGTTTTTCAGGCTGAAATTATTGATTATTTAGTCAAGGGTTATGGAGCCGGTGTGACGCCGTTGCCCTGCTCCCAGTGCAATAAGGCAGTGAAGTTTGGCCCCATGCTGCACTACGCGCGGGAAACCCTGGGCATCGATACTATTGCCACCGGACACTACGCCCGGATTGTTTATGATGCCGAGGGCGATCGCTATCAACTGCACCGTGCGGTCGATCTAACCAAAGACCAATCCTACTTTCTCTATGACCTGCCCCAAGCCGTACTTGCTGCCACCCAGTTTCCCCTCGGCGACCAAACCAAGGTGGAAACTCGGCGCATGGCGGCCCAGCTCGGTCTACATACGGCGGAGAAGCCAGAAAGCCAAGATCTATGCTTGATTGAAGCCCATGGCTCCATGCAAACCTTCCTCGATCGCTATCTAGCTCCCACAGAAGGCGACATCGTCGACCAATCCGGTACGGTGTTGGGGAAACATACCGGCATTCATCACTACACCATTGGGCAGCGCAAAGGTCTGGGTATTGCCGCTGCTCAACCTCTCTATGTCATCGACATTGATGCAGGGCGAAATCAAGTCATCGTGGGCGATCGCGACAGTACCCATCAACGGGGCTGCACGGTGCAGCAGGTGAATTGGGTGTCGATGGCTCCGCCCAGCGCTCCCCTGCGGGCCATGGTGCAAATTCGCTATCGATCGGCAGCGGTGCCGGCCACGGTCATGCCTATTCTGGGTGAAGGTGAGGGCGATCGCGTGCGGATTGTTTTCGACGAGCCGCAGTTCAGCATCACCCCCGGACAGGCCGCAGTTTGGTACGATGATGCCAGCAACTGCATCCTATTAGGGGGCGGCATTATTGAACCATCCAAGGAACCCCCAAACACAGTATTCTAAATAGTGAAGAAAGTCTTAAGCCGCCAACTCCAGTCCTAGGGTTGCGCCAGCCTGGGCTAGAGCACGGTTAGGTCTAGTCGTGCCGGATATCTACCGGATCGTTCTAGGGTGATCTAGGGTGATGGAATCTAGGGTGATGAAGCAGTTGGGATGTAGAAAAAACCCGACCTAGGGCACAATTCTTCCCAGCTCAACATCAACTAATGCAGGCTGCCTCTCTAAACGTAACCAAAACCCTTGACTAACGTCGTTCATTAACCAGAAAGAGGAAAGATCTTGAAGCATTATCCAGATGGCATTCCCCCCCATGGTGGGGTTCTGATCAATCGCATTGCCACCCCGGAACAACGTCAATCATTCTTAGCTCAAGCGGATGCTCTACCCCGTGTGACGCTCGACGAACGGGCCACGTCAGACCTAGTCATGATTGCGATTGGAGGGTTCAGCCCGCTGGATGGCTTTATGAACCAAGCGGACTATCTCTCGGTGGTCGTGGATATGCACCTGGCCTCAGGGCTGCCTTGGGCCGTGCCGGTGACCCTTTCTGTCAGCGAAGAGGTGGCAGCGCCGCTCTCTGAAGGCAGCATGATTCGCCTCGATGATGCCAGCGGTCGCTTTATCGGCGTGATGGAACTCAGTGAAAAGTATCACTACGATAAACAAAAAGAGGCCATCAATGTTTATCGCACCGACGAAGACAAACATCCTGGTGTCAAGGTTGTCTATGACCAAGGTGATGTGAATTTAGCTGGGCCCATTTGGCTGCTCGAACGGGAAGCCCATCCCCAGTTTCCTGCCTACCAAATTGATCCTGCCGAGTCTCGCCGTTTGTTTAAAGAGCGGGGCTGGTCAACGGTGGTGGGTTTCCAAACCCGTAACCCCATTCACCGGGCCCATGAGTACATTCAAAAATGTGCCCTGGAAACCGTTGATGGTCTATTTCTACATCCCCTGGTGGGCGCAACCAAGAGTGACGATATTCCTGCCGATGTGCGGATGCGCTGCTACGAAATTATGATGGAGCGCTACTTCCCCACCGACCGGGTTATTTTGGCTATTAACCCCTCTGCCATGCGCTATGCTGGGCCACGGGAAGCCATCTTCCACGCGCTCATTCGCAAGAATTATGGCTGTACACACTTCATCGTGGGTCGCGACCATGCGGGGGTGGGTGACTATTACGGCACCTATGATGCTCAACATATTTTTGATGAGTTTGATCCCGAAGCCCTAGGCATTGTTCCCATGAAGTTTGAACATGCCTTTTACTGCACCCGCACTCAGTCGATGGCAACGACCAAGACGAGTCCAAGTGCGCCCGATGAGCGGGTTCACCTCTCGGGTACAAAAGTGCGTCAACTGCTGCGCAGCGGAGAACTACCGCCGCCAGAGTTTTCCCGCCCTGAGGTGGCTGCAGAGCTAGCTCGGGCTATGAAGGTCACCGTGGAGGCGTAGGAATATTCGGTGAGGGTAAGGCGACGCACATTTCTACAGACTTCAGTTGCCCTGACAGCCTATGGGCTTAGTCAGGTGGGTATGTCTTGGATGGCCGATCGCTACCACGTCGCTCTTGCCCAGCCGACGCGGCGAAAGCTGGCCCTGCTTGTGGGTATCAATACCTATCCCGATCGCGCCTGTGATTCTGAAACAGATTGCTGGGCGGGGCGAGGCAGTGGCATACCCTTGCAGGGCTGCTTAACGGATGTAGAGCTACAGCGGGAATTGTTGCTGCATCGGTTTGGCTTTAGCGATCGCGACATTGTCACCCTAGTCAATGACCAGGCAACCCGAGAAGGGATTGAAACAGCATTTTTATCTCACTTGGTGGAGCAAGCTCGACCGGGGGATGTGGTGGTGTTTCACTTTAGTGGGTTTGGTAGCCGTCTGCAGAGCATGGGTAGCGATCGCCCTCTACGTTCCTTAGTGCCGGTGGATGGGTTGTTGCCCACGCCAGAACATCCGGTTATTAACGATATTTGTCTAGATACCCTGGGGCTGTTGTTGCAGTCCCTGAAAACCGATCAGGTGGTGACGGTGCTAGACACCAGCTACACTACTCCTGCTTCGATCTTGCAGGGCACTCTACGGGTGCGATCGCGCCCCAATGCCCCTAGCGGTCAAATCAGTGAGGGAGAACGGGCGCTGCAAGAACAGCTCTTGAGCCAGTTAAAAGTATCCCGAGAGCAGCTTGCGGCCCAGGTGAGTCGGCTACAGTTTCCCGGCATGGTTTTGTCGGCGGCGGCAGATCAGCAACCTGCTGCTGAAGGGCAGTGGAATGGCTTTAGCGCTGGGCTATTTACCTATGCTCTGACCCAGCAACTCTGGTCTGCGACCCCAGCCACCACCCTGCGCAATAGCCTCAGCCGGGCATCTGGCACCATTGAGCAAGTGGTGGGTGGCCGCCAACAGCCCATGCTAACGGGCAACCGCAGCACGGATCAAAAACTATTGCCCTATTATCTGCCCTCGATCCTAAACCAGGGTGCCGATGGCGTGATTCAAACAGCAGGGCATGATGGCAAAGGTATTCAGGTGCTGCTGGCAGGGGTGCCAGCTCAGGTTCTGGAGCAATACGGCCCAGATACGGTACTGACCGCAGATGCGCCCATGAATGGAAATCCTGACGGCGGCCCCCCATCTACTATTCTGCTACGGCTGCGATCGCGGGATGGTCTGCGAGCTACGGCTCGCCTGTGTTGTAATAGCCCGGCTTCGGTTGTGCTGACGCCAGGGCAACCGGTTTATGAATCGATACGAGTGATTCCTCGTCAGGTGGGGCTCACCGTGGCCATCGATCCATCGTTAGAACGGGTGGAGCGTGTGGATGCTACGAGTGCTTTTTCCACCCTTGCGAGTATTTCATCTGTGGTCTCTGGTGGACAGCCGGCGGACTGTCTTTTTAGCAAAACCCAGCCTCTAACCCAGACGATTGCTGCATCGCTGCCGAGTGATCGCTCCTCAACCGATCCTGATGTCCTAACTCAGGTCGATGTACTGCCGGCAGGGCCAGATCTACTGCCGAGTAAAACTAGTTATGGGCTGTTCTACCTCGGCAAAGCAGCCATCCCCAATACCACGGCGGAGGATGACGAAGCGGTGAAAACGGCGGTCACGCGCCTGACACCGAGGC harbors:
- a CDS encoding NAD(P)H-hydrate dehydratase, translated to MTYPSKEARSDRSWVQSVVVTANQMAAIETRLFDAGMPVAALMEKVAGLIAQRLQALYPLGEGRRVGVLVGPGHNGGDALVVARELWLRGYGVLLHCPFSRCKDLTAAHRHYAEALGIPGSDRFEDLQACHVLIDGLFGFGLTRPLEGAIATLVDQINTWKKPVVSIDLPSGLHTDTGAVLGTALRATHTLCLGLWKAACLQDGALSYLGQVEWLDFDLPQADIQAVVGLAPSLRRVTVATAIAALPAPVVTTHKYEQGHVLLVAGSQTYPGAALLTALGARASGAGMVSIAVPASLRVLIVNQVPEALVIPCPEDDTGAIAHLPSNLDLRRYDAIACGPGLSRGAQAVLETILSAPCPVLLDADGLNGLADLKLVSSLQSRSQPTILTPHPGEFKRLFPHLTDQMSDRLSVVRQAAQDSGAIVLLKGARVAIASDQQVWINPESTPALARGGSGDVLTGLAGGILSQTAPAAEPVLRAIATAAWWHAQAGCLAATQRTTRGVDAFTLTQFLIPALHQHPIP
- the mnmA gene encoding tRNA 2-thiouridine(34) synthase MnmA — protein: MKKVVVGLSGGVDSSVAAATLHHQGYTVEGLTLWLMKGKGQCCSEGMVDAAQLCEQLGIPYHVVDSREVFQAEIIDYLVKGYGAGVTPLPCSQCNKAVKFGPMLHYARETLGIDTIATGHYARIVYDAEGDRYQLHRAVDLTKDQSYFLYDLPQAVLAATQFPLGDQTKVETRRMAAQLGLHTAEKPESQDLCLIEAHGSMQTFLDRYLAPTEGDIVDQSGTVLGKHTGIHHYTIGQRKGLGIAAAQPLYVIDIDAGRNQVIVGDRDSTHQRGCTVQQVNWVSMAPPSAPLRAMVQIRYRSAAVPATVMPILGEGEGDRVRIVFDEPQFSITPGQAAVWYDDASNCILLGGGIIEPSKEPPNTVF
- the sat gene encoding sulfate adenylyltransferase, translating into MKHYPDGIPPHGGVLINRIATPEQRQSFLAQADALPRVTLDERATSDLVMIAIGGFSPLDGFMNQADYLSVVVDMHLASGLPWAVPVTLSVSEEVAAPLSEGSMIRLDDASGRFIGVMELSEKYHYDKQKEAINVYRTDEDKHPGVKVVYDQGDVNLAGPIWLLEREAHPQFPAYQIDPAESRRLFKERGWSTVVGFQTRNPIHRAHEYIQKCALETVDGLFLHPLVGATKSDDIPADVRMRCYEIMMERYFPTDRVILAINPSAMRYAGPREAIFHALIRKNYGCTHFIVGRDHAGVGDYYGTYDAQHIFDEFDPEALGIVPMKFEHAFYCTRTQSMATTKTSPSAPDERVHLSGTKVRQLLRSGELPPPEFSRPEVAAELARAMKVTVEA
- a CDS encoding caspase family protein → MRVRRRTFLQTSVALTAYGLSQVGMSWMADRYHVALAQPTRRKLALLVGINTYPDRACDSETDCWAGRGSGIPLQGCLTDVELQRELLLHRFGFSDRDIVTLVNDQATREGIETAFLSHLVEQARPGDVVVFHFSGFGSRLQSMGSDRPLRSLVPVDGLLPTPEHPVINDICLDTLGLLLQSLKTDQVVTVLDTSYTTPASILQGTLRVRSRPNAPSGQISEGERALQEQLLSQLKVSREQLAAQVSRLQFPGMVLSAAADQQPAAEGQWNGFSAGLFTYALTQQLWSATPATTLRNSLSRASGTIEQVVGGRQQPMLTGNRSTDQKLLPYYLPSILNQGADGVIQTAGHDGKGIQVLLAGVPAQVLEQYGPDTVLTADAPMNGNPDGGPPSTILLRLRSRDGLRATARLCCNSPASVVLTPGQPVYESIRVIPRQVGLTVAIDPSLERVERVDATSAFSTLASISSVVSGGQPADCLFSKTQPLTQTIAASLPSDRSSTDPDVLTQVDVLPAGPDLLPSKTSYGLFYLGKAAIPNTTAEDDEAVKTAVTRLTPRLRTLLGTKLVRLTESGGSSRLGVRATLELVTPQERIVAQQETGRAPWMPPEGRLAALLASSELPELPMGGRIQYRLYNYSDRPIYFILFGLDSNSNAIALYPADPNASSPGNVVIQPGEILTIPSPSATSEWVVRGAIAPAETHLVFSRSPFSKTTALLNASMPSRNSASRVSVVHNPLEVARAILDDLHHATKAASDRPLEFSPDTYAFNVNDWATFSFMYRITEEPTA